From a region of the Candidatus Brocadia sp. genome:
- a CDS encoding acyl-CoA thioesterase, which translates to MISIASTLIEMLHHIFPQQANPAGTLYGGWMMNWIVTAGNLAALRLTKRPLLLASIEDLFFLQPVRIGDVVTVRAVVEHIGNTSLEVEAVVFCRAFSDEDKLCTRARMSFVSVDAQGKPVPIGQQIEPSDDKEMKLYQYAREIREGRMARIAQRKQRVHDTNLEDAGQLSLRVHRLVFPEDALYGTLMYGGKLLLILDEIMAIMAMKFAKGTIVTASLDALDFYHPIYVGNVLTLATSLNYVGRSSMEIGVKVLAENPISNTVHHTCTAYSTCVKVDTTGSPCPLTSFVPVTDVGKRRWAEAERRKQRRMLRLKELETQGLAGFSL; encoded by the coding sequence ATGATAAGCATTGCTTCCACGCTTATAGAAATGTTGCACCACATCTTCCCCCAGCAGGCCAACCCCGCAGGCACTTTGTACGGAGGATGGATGATGAACTGGATTGTTACTGCAGGGAATCTGGCTGCCTTACGATTAACCAAAAGGCCATTGCTCCTGGCATCTATCGAAGATCTATTCTTTCTTCAGCCCGTTCGCATCGGCGATGTAGTTACCGTCAGGGCCGTGGTTGAACATATCGGAAATACTTCCCTGGAGGTTGAGGCTGTGGTCTTTTGCAGGGCATTCAGTGACGAGGACAAACTCTGCACCCGCGCAAGGATGTCCTTCGTTTCCGTCGATGCACAGGGGAAGCCCGTGCCGATAGGACAACAGATCGAACCGTCCGATGATAAGGAAATGAAACTGTACCAGTATGCCCGGGAGATACGGGAAGGAAGGATGGCGCGAATAGCGCAGCGAAAACAACGGGTGCACGACACGAATTTAGAGGACGCGGGACAGTTAAGCCTGCGCGTTCATCGTCTGGTCTTCCCGGAAGACGCTCTTTACGGCACCCTCATGTACGGGGGCAAACTCCTCCTCATCCTTGATGAAATTATGGCCATCATGGCAATGAAGTTCGCAAAAGGAACTATTGTGACGGCCTCGCTGGACGCCCTGGATTTTTATCATCCCATTTACGTAGGCAATGTGCTCACCCTGGCAACTTCGCTCAATTATGTGGGCAGGTCTTCCATGGAAATTGGGGTGAAGGTGCTGGCAGAAAACCCGATCAGCAATACCGTGCACCACACCTGCACAGCCTATTCCACCTGTGTCAAGGTGGATACGACTGGTAGTCCATGCCCCCTGACGTCGTTTGTGCCGGTTACGGATGTGGGAAAACGACGATGGGCTGAGGCTGAGCGGAGAAAACAGCGCCGCATGCTGCGATTGAAGGAACTGGAGACGCAAGGACTGGCGGGGTTCTCGTTATAA